From the genome of Paracholeplasma manati:
CACCAATTGCCACATACAACATCGTTAATAAAAGTGGTAATCCCCAAACGATATGTAGGATGTAACCAACGATGATGCCGTTAAATAGGGTTGGCATAAGCAATGCGATATATTTGTTTTTGATCCATACCATGGAGACGACACTGAGGCAGGTTGCGAGAACGCCTAAGGTTAAATCGAACGGTAATTGAGGACCAGGACTATAGAGGTTGGCAACGAATGTGCCGACTGTTAAGCCTAATACAGCTTTCTTGTCAAAAAAGACAACGATCAATAATAGTTCAGCGACACGAAATTGAATTTCACCGAAGCTGATGGGTAGAAATAGAAGCACCAAAACCACATATAGTGCCGCAATCAAAGATTGGCGAATCCAATCTTTTAGGGTAAAATGAAACATATTTAGTTATTCTCCTTGTTTTGTTTTCGCAGGTAACTAGTACTGCGGGCAGAAGCCAATAACAAATATAACACTTCTGTGGTATAATTTCAATGGAAAGAGGAATATATATGGCAATTAGATTTGAACTATTACATACATGTAAACAATCTGGTGCAAGATATGGCTTGTTGCATACACCCCATGGGACGTTTGAAACGCCCATTTTTATGCCTGTAGGCACGCTTGCTACCGTTAAAACCCTAACCCCTGAAGAGATTAAAGAGGTCTCTGATGGGTTGATTTTAGGGAATACGTATCACCTATGGCTTCAACCGGGCGAAGACATCGTCAAAGCCCATGGTGGCATCCGTGGCTTTATGCACTGGGATGGCGCTTTGTTAACCGATAGTGGTGGCTTTCAAGTGTTTTCCCTCACGGATATGAGAAAGATCAAAGAAGAAGGCGTGTACTTTAAACATCACAAGAGTGGTGAATCGCTATTCTTATCCCCTGAAAAAGCCATTGAAATCCAAGAAAAATTAGGTGCAGACATCATCATGAGTTTTGATGAATGCCCACCGCATGACGCTTCTTACGAATACACAAGGGATTCATTGGCACGCACCCTCAGATGGGCTGAACGCGGTAAAAAAGCGCTCACCACAGACCAAGCTTTGTTTGGTATTGTCCAAGGTGGGTTGTATGATGATCTACGTCTTGAAAGCGCGAAAAAATTGATTGAAATGGATTTTCCTGGCTACTCCATCGGTGGATTATCTGTGGGTGAATCCAAGTCTGAAATGTATCGGATTTTGGATTTATTAAATCCAGTTATGCCTAAAGACAAACCCCGCTATTTGATGGGTGTGGGTTCGCCAGATGACCTCGTTGAAGGGGTTATTCGCGGGGTAGATATGTTTGACTGTGTACTACCGACGAGAAATGCCAGACATGGCACAGCATTCACAACCACAGGCAAAATCCAAATTCGCAACAAGCAATTTGAATGGGATATGACCTCGTTAGATCCTAATTTACAGACCCCATTTTCAAAGTATTCTAAAAGTTACATTCGCCACTTATTCAAGGCAGAAGAAATCTTGGGGATGCGTATCATGACGTATCAGAACCTAGCGTTTTTAAAACAGTTGATGAAAGAAATTCGTCAAGCGATTTTAGAAGACCGCTTACTCGATTTTAAAAAAGAATTTTTTACGCGATATGGCTATTTAAAATGAGTTGTGCTAAAATCGCTTATATATCTTTTAATTATAAGCCAATTAGTGTAAAATTAAGATAAGTTGTTTACAACAATTTTTTAGGAGGGATAGTATGGTATTTGGCGAAAACGACAACTTCAACCAAAAGCCGGTCATCAAGGTCATTGGTGTTGGAGGCGGTGGCGGTAACGCCGTCAATCGCATGATTGAAAACGATGTAAAAGGTGTAGAATTCGTAGCTGTTAATACCGATGCCCAAGTATTAAGAGTGTCTCGTGCAGAGAAACGACTACAAATTGGAAAACATTTAACACGCGGGTTAGGTGCCGGTGCGAAACCAGAAGTTGGTAAGCGTGCTGCACTGGAATCTGAAGATGAAATAAGAGCCGTATTAAGCGATGCTGATATGGTGTTTATCACTGCCGGTATGGGTGGTGGCACTGGCACAGGTGCCGCACCAATCATTGCGAGACTCGCGAAAGAAATGGGATGCTTAACGATTGGGATTGTTACCAAACCTTTCGCATTCGAAGGTCCTGCAAGAACCCAAGCAGCGATTGCTGGTTTAGAAGAACTCAAACAATTCGTGGATACGCTCATCGTCATTCCGAATGAACGACTCCTTTCCATCATTGAACCAAACACCCAAATGTTGGATGCGTTTAGAGAAGCAGACAACGTATTAAGACAAGGGGTTCAGGGGATTGCAGAAATCATCGCTGTACCTGGCTTAATCAACGTTGACTTCGCCGATGTACGCACTGTGATGGAAAATAAAGGGACAGCCCTCATGGGTATTGGGATTGCTGCTGGTGAAAACAGAGCTATTGAAGCTGCACGTAAAGCGATTCATTCGAAATTGCTCGAAGTATCGATCGATGGTGCTACCGATGCAATCGTCAATATTACTACGGGTACCAACGTCACTTTATTTGAAATATCGCAGGCTTTAGATGAAATCAGAAACGCGACAGATTTCGAACTCAATGTCATTTATGGTACAGCACTCAACGAAGACTTGAAAGATGAAATGATCGTCACCGTCATTGCGACTGGTTATGAACTCAAAGCGAAAGAATCCACCATTGATGATTTTGCGACTCAAATCTTTAAAAAGACCACCAATGATCAAGTAAAATTGACCCCATCCGGATTTGAAAAACAATCACAGATGGTAGAAGCACCAAAAGAAGAAAAGAAAACCAATAAATTGCCATCATGGCTACAGAGTAAAAAATAACGAAAAAGGGGCCATGGCGCCTTTTTTGATGAAGGAGTATTATTATGTTAAGAGCAGGCATCGTCGGATTACCAAACGTTGGTAAGTCCACATTATTTAACGCAATCACCAAGAGTGCTGCACTCGCAGCCAATTATCCGTTCGCAACCATTGACCCTAACGTCGGTGTTGTAACACTTAAGGATCAACGACTCGACGTGCTTGCGACCATGTACAAATCCGGTCGTATTGTACCAACCACAGTGGAGTTCATCGATATCGCTGGCTTGGTGAAAGGGGCTTCTAAAGGCGAAGGTCTTGGGAACCAATTTTTAAGCCACATTCGTGATGTGGATACCATCTGCCAAGTGGTGAGATTGTTTAAAGACGACAACATCATCCATGTTGAAGGTTCGGTCGATCCTTTAAGAGACATCGATATCATTCAATTAGAACTCAATATCGCTGACTACGATACCGTGATGAAGCGCATTCCAAAGATTGAAAAGAAAGCGAAAACCGCTGGCAATCCAGAAGAAAAAGAAGAGTTCGAAGTGTTGAGTAAAATCAAACAAAGTCTTGAAGACAACGTACCAATTCGCTTGATGGATTTGAGTGATAACGAAAAAGCCATCATCAAGAGCTATAATTTCTTATCCGCTAAGGCCATGATTTATATCGCTAACGTATCGGAATCTGAAATCAGAACCATTGAATCCAACCCAGTCTATCAACGTTTGGTTGAAAAAGGTCAACAAGAATCCGCCGATGTGGTGTATATTTCAGCCCAAATCGAATCTGAATTGGCACAACTCGATGATGAAGAAAAAGAAATGTTCATGGCTGAATTGGGTCTTCATGAAGCCGGTCTAGACCAATTAATTCGCACCACCTACCACCGTTTAGGACTTGAAACCTATTTTACAGCTGGACCGATGGAAGCGAGAGCTTGGACATTTAGAAAAGGCATGACTGCCCCACAATGCGCGGGCATCATTCATAGTGATTTTGAACGTGGTTTCATTCGAGCAGAAACCGTTGCTTACGACGATTTAATCAAACATGGGTCTTATCTAGCTGCCA
Proteins encoded in this window:
- a CDS encoding QueT transporter family protein — its product is MFHFTLKDWIRQSLIAALYVVLVLLFLPISFGEIQFRVAELLLIVVFFDKKAVLGLTVGTFVANLYSPGPQLPFDLTLGVLATCLSVVSMVWIKNKYIALLMPTLFNGIIVGYILHIVWGLPLLLTMLYVAIGEFGVTYVVGLPVYKILNKHTGFKSLFEE
- the tgt gene encoding tRNA guanosine(34) transglycosylase Tgt gives rise to the protein MYMAIRFELLHTCKQSGARYGLLHTPHGTFETPIFMPVGTLATVKTLTPEEIKEVSDGLILGNTYHLWLQPGEDIVKAHGGIRGFMHWDGALLTDSGGFQVFSLTDMRKIKEEGVYFKHHKSGESLFLSPEKAIEIQEKLGADIIMSFDECPPHDASYEYTRDSLARTLRWAERGKKALTTDQALFGIVQGGLYDDLRLESAKKLIEMDFPGYSIGGLSVGESKSEMYRILDLLNPVMPKDKPRYLMGVGSPDDLVEGVIRGVDMFDCVLPTRNARHGTAFTTTGKIQIRNKQFEWDMTSLDPNLQTPFSKYSKSYIRHLFKAEEILGMRIMTYQNLAFLKQLMKEIRQAILEDRLLDFKKEFFTRYGYLK
- the ftsZ gene encoding cell division protein FtsZ, whose amino-acid sequence is MVFGENDNFNQKPVIKVIGVGGGGGNAVNRMIENDVKGVEFVAVNTDAQVLRVSRAEKRLQIGKHLTRGLGAGAKPEVGKRAALESEDEIRAVLSDADMVFITAGMGGGTGTGAAPIIARLAKEMGCLTIGIVTKPFAFEGPARTQAAIAGLEELKQFVDTLIVIPNERLLSIIEPNTQMLDAFREADNVLRQGVQGIAEIIAVPGLINVDFADVRTVMENKGTALMGIGIAAGENRAIEAARKAIHSKLLEVSIDGATDAIVNITTGTNVTLFEISQALDEIRNATDFELNVIYGTALNEDLKDEMIVTVIATGYELKAKESTIDDFATQIFKKTTNDQVKLTPSGFEKQSQMVEAPKEEKKTNKLPSWLQSKK
- the ychF gene encoding redox-regulated ATPase YchF, whose amino-acid sequence is MMLRAGIVGLPNVGKSTLFNAITKSAALAANYPFATIDPNVGVVTLKDQRLDVLATMYKSGRIVPTTVEFIDIAGLVKGASKGEGLGNQFLSHIRDVDTICQVVRLFKDDNIIHVEGSVDPLRDIDIIQLELNIADYDTVMKRIPKIEKKAKTAGNPEEKEEFEVLSKIKQSLEDNVPIRLMDLSDNEKAIIKSYNFLSAKAMIYIANVSESEIRTIESNPVYQRLVEKGQQESADVVYISAQIESELAQLDDEEKEMFMAELGLHEAGLDQLIRTTYHRLGLETYFTAGPMEARAWTFRKGMTAPQCAGIIHSDFERGFIRAETVAYDDLIKHGSYLAAKEAGRVRQEGKDYLVKDGDVMLFKFNV